The following is a genomic window from Geobacillus subterraneus.
AAAGCCGCCTATGAGCTGGCGAAAGAGCTTGGCGTGAAAATGCCGATTACCGAAGTGCTCTATGAAGTGCTGTTTGCCGGAAAGGATCCGAAAGAAGCGGTCGATTCGCTTATGGCGCGCGGAAAAAAGCAGGAAATGGACGATTTAATGAACATTTTTGCCGAACAGTAACGCCGAAAATAGGCGGATGGCGGTACAAGTTGTCTTCGTTTTGCATACAATATGACGAACCATCATCGGCTTGAGCTTCCGGAAGGGTATAAGGCGATGCTGAAGTAAAGAAAGCCCCGCTTTACTTCAGCTTTTTTTATGGCGGTGCTATAATAGTAGTTGTCGAAAAAGGAGGAACGACTATGTCAACGGCTTTAGCGAAAATGTGGATCGCCATCGCCTCAATGGTATTTATGTTTATTTCGGTCGGCTTCATTTATTTGAGCCGTTATAAGATCAAGATCAAATGGTTACGCTTTCTTTTGGCGTCCATCGCCTATATTCTGTTAGTTTTAGCCGGCATCATCATCGTTTTCGTCGTGTTCAGCGGACCGACGCCGCAATAGGCAAAGGATGGAGGAACCTATGAAACAGATCGCTCGCTTGCTTTTAGCCTGCTTGTTTCTCGTGCCGCTTTCCGGGTGTTTATATCCGCAAGAGCGGCTAAAACAAAACCAAATTCCTTACAAAGATCAAGTGGCGGCCGTCCAATCGGCGGTCGACGAGTACCGGAAGGCGACCGGCGGACTGTTGCCGATTAAGACCCGCGATATGAAAACGCCGGTTTACTTAAAGTACCCGATTGATTTTCAAAAACTCGTTCCGCGCTACATGCAGGAACCGCCAGGAAACGCCTATGAAAGCGGGGGCGTCTTTCAATATATGATTATTGATGCGGAAACGAACCCGACGGTCAAGCTCCTTGATTTGCGCTTAGCCGAGGGCGTCCGTGACCTGAAGCTGCGGCTGAGAATGTATACGGACGAGCACCGTTATCCGCCGTTTAAAGACGTCGTTGCGCCCGGTGTGTTTACACTCGATTACAAAAAACTCGGCTACAAAGAGCCGCCGTATGCGGTCAGCCCGTTTTCCGGCAACAACTTGCCGTTTGTCATCGATGGCAGCGGTGAAATTTACATTGACTACCGTTCCGATCTATACGCCGCCTTGAAAAAATATCCGCACCGCTACAAGCCAGGGGATGATATCCGTGCTCTTTTGACGGATCACTCGCTCTTTGTGCCGGCGTACTCCCTTCCGTATACGATCGATGCCAAAACGAATGAACCGATTTTTTTCACGAAATAAGTCATCATCCCTTCTCTAGGAAAATACATTCTAGAGAAGGGATTTTTTCATCGCTTTTTAGTCATAACCGAATGGGACAACATCATATGCATATAGTGTCGTATCATACTAGTTGATTCCGTTGCTTCTCATAACGACCGAAGGACTGGAGGGGAGTCATTTGGAAAAGGTCGATCTTTTTAAAGATATCGCCGAGCGGACTGGCGGTGACATTTATTTAGGGGTTGTCGGCGCTGTCCGCACCGGAAAGTCGACGTTTATTAAACGGTTTATGGAGCTCGTTGTCATTCCGAACATTAAAAACGAAGCTGACAAAGCGCGGGCTCAAGACGAACTGCCGCAAAGCGCCGCGGGCAAAACGATCATGACGACGGAACCGAAATTCGTGCCAAACCAAGCCGTGACGGTAAAAGTCGATGACGGTCTCGAAGTCAATATTCGCCTCGTTGATTGCGTCGGCTATGCCGTGCCTGGCGCGAAAGGGTATGAAGACGAAAACGGCCCGCGGATGATTCACACCCCTTGGTACGAAGAGCCGATTCCGTTTCAAGAGGCGGCGGAAATCGGGACAAGGAAAGTCATTCAAGAACATTCGACGATCGGAGTCGTCATTACGACGGACGGCTCGATCGGAGAGATTCCGCGCCATGACTACGTAGAAGCCGAGGAGCGGGTCATTGGCGAGCTGAAAGAAGTCGGCAAGCCGTTTATTATGATCGTCAACACCGTTCGGCCGCATCATCCGGAAACGGAAGCGCTCCGCCGCGAGCTTGCTGAAAAGTACGACATCCCGGTGCTCGCCATGAGTGTGGAAAGCATGCGTGAGACCGATGTGTATAACGTGCTCCGTGAGGCATTATATGAATTCCCGGTGCTCGAAGTGAACGTCAACTTGCCGAGTTGGGTGATGGTGCTGCGCGAGGACCATTGGCTGCGTGAAAGCTACCAAGAAGCGGTGCGCGACACGGTGAAAGACATTAAGCGGCTGCGTGATGTGGATCGGGTCGTACAGCAGTTTGCCGAGTACGATTTCATCGAAAAAGCGCGGCTCGCCGGCATCGAAATGGGGCAAGGGATCGCTGAAATTGATTTGTATGCGCCCGATGAGCTGTACGACCAAATTTTAAAAGAAATCGTCGGCGTTGAAATTCGCGGCAAAGACCATCTCCTTCAGCTCATGCAAGACTTTGCCCATGCAAAAGCCGAGTACGACCAAATCGCTGATGCGCTAAAAATGGTGAAACAAACAGGTTATGGCATCGCTGCGCCCGCTTTGTCCGACATGAGCCTCGACGAACCGGAAATCATCCGCCAAGGATCACGCTTTGGCGTTCGTTTAAAAGCGGTCGCTCCGTCCATTCATATGATTAAAGTCGACGTCGAATCGGAATTCGCGCCGATTATCGGTACGGAAAAACAGAGCGAAGAACTCGTCCGCTATTTAATGCAAGATTTTGAAGACGATCCGCTGTCGATTTGGAACTCCGATATTTTCGGCCGCTCGCTCAGCTCGATCGTCCGCGAAGGCATCCAAGCCAAACTCGCGCTCATGCCGGAAAACGCCCGCTACAAGCTGAAAGAAACGCTCGAACGCATCATCAACGAAGGCTCCGGCGGCCTCATCGCCATTATTTTATAGAAAAGCGGAGGCTCGCGGATCGCCGCGACGGACAATTGTTCTTCGCCTGCAGGGGTGCTTGCCCCTAAAGGCCGTGCGCTCAGCTCCCAATTCGGGGGCTTTTTTTTTGACTGTTGATCTTTCAAAAGAGAAAAAATCGCTGAAACCCTTGAGAAATAAGGATTGGCACTTGATTATGCGCACGGCGTTATGGTAATCTTTTATCTGAAATCGTTGTTTTGGTGAAATATGCCTAAAATTGGCCGTTTTGGCGAAAAAGATGTTGAATTATCGCGATAAATTGGTTAAGATTAGGCATGTCACCGCATCTTGGCGAAGCGAAGGCAGTTTGCCGCCCCTTCCTTCGTCTTGAAGGGGCGGGCGGCGCTTGAACTGTCAAGGGAGCGCCCCGCTCGGCGGCGCGGGCGCATTTCCTGTCAGTCTTGCTGAACGAAAGTACAATCAGCGGCTGCGCCGATGCAGCGCTTGCCCTTCGTGCGCCAGCCTTTTCGCCGCCAAGAGCCGTCAATATCTATGTATAGAAAAGCAGAAAAGTGTGCACAAATGGTAGTAAACAAGATGAGCTCCCTTGGGAGGAGGTGAATGGCATGAACAAGACGGAATTGATCAACGCAGTAGCCGAAACAAGCGGTCTTTCCAAGAAAGATGCAACAAAAGCCGTTGACGCGGTATTTGACTCGATTACAGAAGCGCTGCGAAAAGGCGATAAAGTGCAATTAATCGGCTTTGGGAACTTTGAAGTGCGCGAGCGCGCTGCCCGGAAAGGACGCAACCCGCAAACGGGCGAAGAAATGGAAATTCCGGCAAGCAAAGTTCCTGCATTCAAACCGGGCAAAGCATTAAAAGATGCTGTGAAATAAGCCTACATAGCCGAAGCAGGAGCTTAGGAGGGAAGGGCAGGTAATCCACCGCCCTTCTTTTTTGTTTTTTTTCGCTCCCTATGCTAGAATCGGATTACATGCAGCTTTTATGACGCAGGAGGATGTTGTTTGTATGCCAGAGATCAATGTTGAGCAAATTGAATATGCGGTCCGCCTCATCCTGGAAGCGATCGGTGAAGATCCGAACCGCGAAGGGCTCATCGATACACCAAAGCGGGTGGCAAAAATGTACGCCGAGGTGTTCGCCGGGCTAAAGGAGGACCCGAAGCAGCATTTTCAAACGGTATTTAGCGAGGAGCACGAGGAGCTCGTGCTTGTCAAAGATATTCCGTTTTATTCGATGTGCGAACACCATTTAGTGCCGTTTTTCGGCGTCGCCCACGTCGCCTATATTCCGCGGGAAGGGAAAGTGACCGGGTTAAGCAAGCTCGCCCGAGCTGTCGAAGCGGTGGCGCGCCGTCCGCAATTGCAAGAGCGCATCACGGCGACGGTCGCTGATTCGATCGTCGAGGCGCTCGAACCGCACGGGGTTATGGTCGTTGTTGAGGCGGAGCATATGTGCATGACGATGCGTGGCGTAAAAAAACCGGGGGCGAAAACGGTCACAACAGCGGTGCGCGGCGTGTTTGAAACGGACGCCAACGCCCGGTCCGAAGTGTTTTCGTTAATTAAAGCGTAAGGAGGGCAAACGATGAACACGAACAGCGATTTTGTCGTCATTAAGGCGCTCGAAGACGGAGTGAACGTCATCGGGCTGACGCGCGGCGCGGACACAAGATTCCATCATTCCGAAAAGCTCGATAAAGGCGAAGTGCTAATCGCCCAGTTCACGGAACATACATCGGCGATTAAGGTGAGAGGCAAGGCGTATATTCAAACGCGCCATGGCTCCATCGAGTCGGAAGGGAAAAAGTAACCCGGCAAATTTCTAGCAAACTAGAGCGTTTTCGACAAAATTATGTTATAATGAGTCCGTCATTGCGGTGCGGATATTTTTCGGGGACAAGGGTGATTCGTGTGAATGACATCATGGTGAAATTGGCGTCATTGAAGGAACAAATCGAACAGCTGATTGACCATCCGTATTTGCGCGAGCATGTGCCGACGCCGGTTGTTGACGAGGACCGGCTGCTGTTGGCGCTGTCGATGGTTGCTGACGCTCCGGCGGCGCCAAATGAGACGGATCGGTACATCATCGCCATGATGCTCGTGCAGATCGCCCTTGATACCCATGATGAGGTGACGGATGGCGGCGATGACTTGCGGACGCGGCAGCTTGTCGTCCTCGCCGGCGACTTATACAGCGGACTGTATTACGATGTGCTGGCGCGTTCGGGCGATATCGCGCTCATCCGTTTGTTCGCCGAAGCGATCCGCGACATTAACGAACAAAAAGTGCGTCTTTATGAAAAAAAGGCGGAGCGGATCGATGCGCTGTTTGCGGCGATGGGCACGATCGAATCGGCGCTGCTTGCCAAGCTTGCCGACCGCATGGCGGTGCCGCAATGGGGGCAGTTTGCCTACCATTACTTGCTGCTGCGGCGCCTGCTCTCCGAGCGGGAAGCATTCGCCCGCACCGGGACGTCGATGCTCTTTGAGCAAATGGCGCATATCGCGTTCCCGCGGGCGAAGGGGCTGACGAACGAACAGCGGCGGTATTTGCTTCGCCTTTGCGATCGCTATATCGACCATTGCAAAGAAGCGCTGTTCGCGGCGGAATTGCCGCCGGCCGGCCTGCTGATGCTCCGCGTGACCGAGCTCTCCGGCGGATTTTCAGCCATCGCCAAAAAGACGGTGGAAGAAGGGTAGAATGATGCATCAGTCGAAAGAAGAACGAGTCCATCGTGTATTTGAAAAAATTTCTGCTCATTATGACCGGATGAACTCTGTCATCAGCTTCCGCCGCCATTTAAAATGGCGCGAAGACGTGATGCGACGGATGAATGTGCAAAAAGGAAAAAAAGCGCTTGACGTTTGCTGCGGGACGGCCGATTGGGCGATCGCTTTAGCCGAGGCGGTCGGGCCGGAAGGGGAAGTGTACGGCCTTGATTTTAGCGAAAACATGTTAAAAGTCGGCGAACAAAAGGTGAAAGCGCGCGGCTTGTGCAACGTGAAGCTCATCCATGGCAACGCCATGCAGCTTCCGTTTCCGGACAATTCGTTCGATTACGTGACCATTGGCTTCGGTTTGCGCAACGTCCCCGATTATATGACGGTGCTGAAAGAAATGCACCGCGTCACCAAGCCGGGCGGCATGACCGTCTGTTTGGAAACGTCGCAGCCGACGATGTTTGGTTTCCGTCAGCTTTACTATGTTTATTTCCGGTTTATGATGCCGCTGTTCGGCAAGCTGTTGGCGAAAAGCTATGAGGAGTATTCATGGCTGCAAGAGTCAGCGCGCGAGTTCCCGGGGCGGGATGAGCTGGCGGAAATGTTTCGCGCCGCTGGCTTTGTCGATGTCGAGGTCAAACCGTACACGTTCGGCGTGGCGGCGATGCATTTAGGCTATAAACGATGAGTTAAGGTGAACATCATGAAGTTAAAGGCGATGTATTCGTTTTTAGGCGATGATTTGGCGGCGGTCGAACAGGAGCTCGAGCGGACGGTCCGGTCGGAATATGGGCCGCTTGGGGAAGCGGCGCTGCATTTGTTGCAAGCGGGCGGAAAGCGGATCCGTCCCGTTTTTGTCTTGCTCGCCGCCCGTTTCGGCCATTATGATCTCGAGCGGATCAAGCATGTTGCTGTGGCGCTCGAACTCATTCATATGGCATCGCTCGTCCACGACGATGTGATCGACGATGCCGACTTGCGCCGCGGCCGGCCAACGATCAAAGCGAAATGGAGCAACCGGTTTGCCATGTATACGGGCGATTATTTGTTTGCCCGTTCGCTCGAACGGATGGCGAAACTTGACGACCCGCGCGCCCATCAAGTGCTTGCGAAAACGATTGTCGAAGTGTGCCGCGGAGAAATTGAGCAAATCAAAGACAAATACCGGTTTGACCAGCCGCTCCGCACATATTTGCGGCGCATCCGCCGGAAAACGGCGCTGTTGATCGCTGCCAGCTGTCAGCTTGGCGCTCTCGCCGCCGGCGCTCCGGAATCGGTGGCCAAACGGCTGTATTGGTTTGGCCATTATGTCGGCATGTCGTTTCAAATTACGGATGACATCCTCGATTTTACGGGCACGGAAGAGCAGCTTGGCAAGCCGGCGGGAAGCGACTTGCAGCAGGGAAACATCACCCTCCCGGTGCTGTACGCGCTTCGTGACGAACGAATGAAAGCGGCGATCGCCGCGGTCGGTCCAGAAACAAACGCCGATGAGATGGCGGCCGTCATTTCCGCCATTAAACGAACGGATGCCATCGGCCAGTCATACGCATTAAGCGACCGCTATCTCGAAAAAGCGCTCCGTCTGCTCGGCGAATTGCCCGCCAATCAGGCGCGCGCTTTGCTGCATGACCTCGCCCTCTACATCGGGAAAAGGGATTATTAACGCTTTCAAGGACATTGTTGCCAATGGCGCGAAACAATGATACTATGATGGAGGGGAACCCGTTTCCTAGTACATACGACAGTAGGGGTGGAGAGTCAATGACAGAACGGACATTTTTAATGGTAAAGCCAGACGGGGTTCAGCGCAATTTGATCGGCGAAATTGTCTCCCGCTTTGAAAAAAAAGGGTTCCAGCTTGTCGGCGCGAAGCTGATGCAAGTATCGCGCGAGCTGGCTGAACAGCACTACGCCGAACATAAAGAGCGTCCGTTTTTCGGCGAGCTTGTTGATTTCATTACGTCCGGACCGGTGTTTGCGATGGTGTGGGAAGGTGAAAACGTGATCGCCGCCGCCCGGCAAATGATGGGGAAAACGAATCCGCAAGACGCCGCACCGGGCACGATTCGCGGCGATTTCGGCTTGACGGTCGGCAAAAACGTCATTCACGGTTCCGATTCGCCGCAAAGCGCGGAACGCGAAATCAACTTGTTCTTCAAAGAAGAAGAGCTCGTTGCTTATACGAAACTGATGAACGAATGGCTATATTAATGTTCAGGCAAAGACCGGCCACAACGTGGTCGGTCTTTGCCGTTTTATGAAGGTGAGACAAGGAGAGGGATCGGGGCAATGGATGATTACGCGCAATTTATCGCGAAAGTGAAACGAAAAACCGGCATTGATCTTTCGCTGTACAAAGAGGCGCAAATGAAGCGGCGGCTGGCATCTTTGTACATGAAAAAAGGGCTGAACAGCTTTGCCGAGCTGTTTGCGGCAATGGAAAAAAACCCGGCGTTATGGAATGAGTGTTTAGACCGGATGACGATCAACGTGTCTGAGTTTTACCGGAACGCGAAGCGGTGGGACGTGCTTGAGCGCACCATTTTGCCGCGGCTGTTGGCGGAAAATCCGCGTCCAAAAGTATGGAGCGCCGCCTGCTCTACGGGCGAGGAGCCGTATACGCTCGCGCTGGTGCTTCTAAAACATATGCCGCTTCACCGCGTGTCGGTGCTGGCGACCGACATTGACGAAAACGCGCTCGCCCGCGCGCGTCTCGGGCTGTACAGCGAACGGTCGCTCGCCGAGCTGCCGGAGGAAATGAAAAAAAAGTTTTTTACGAAAGACGGCGAGTATTATAAAATAGACGAAAAGGTGAAACAGGCGGTCACGTTTCAAAAACATAATTTGCTCGCCGACCCGTTTCCAGGGCCGTTTGATTTGATCGTCTGCCGCAATGTGCTCATTTACTTCACCGAAGAGGCGAAACAGATTTTGTACCGGAAATTCCATGATGCGCTTCGGCCGGGCGGTGTGCTGTTTGTCGGCAGCACCGAGCAAATTTTCAATCCCGGCTTATACGGATTT
Proteins encoded in this region:
- a CDS encoding CheR family methyltransferase; amino-acid sequence: MDDYAQFIAKVKRKTGIDLSLYKEAQMKRRLASLYMKKGLNSFAELFAAMEKNPALWNECLDRMTINVSEFYRNAKRWDVLERTILPRLLAENPRPKVWSAACSTGEEPYTLALVLLKHMPLHRVSVLATDIDENALARARLGLYSERSLAELPEEMKKKFFTKDGEYYKIDEKVKQAVTFQKHNLLADPFPGPFDLIVCRNVLIYFTEEAKQILYRKFHDALRPGGVLFVGSTEQIFNPGLYGFEMEETFFYRKR
- a CDS encoding DUF2768 domain-containing protein, translating into MSTALAKMWIAIASMVFMFISVGFIYLSRYKIKIKWLRFLLASIAYILLVLAGIIIVFVVFSGPTPQ
- a CDS encoding heptaprenyl diphosphate synthase component 1 translates to MVKLASLKEQIEQLIDHPYLREHVPTPVVDEDRLLLALSMVADAPAAPNETDRYIIAMMLVQIALDTHDEVTDGGDDLRTRQLVVLAGDLYSGLYYDVLARSGDIALIRLFAEAIRDINEQKVRLYEKKAERIDALFAAMGTIESALLAKLADRMAVPQWGQFAYHYLLLRRLLSEREAFARTGTSMLFEQMAHIAFPRAKGLTNEQRRYLLRLCDRYIDHCKEALFAAELPPAGLLMLRVTELSGGFSAIAKKTVEEG
- the folE gene encoding GTP cyclohydrolase I FolE, whose product is MPEINVEQIEYAVRLILEAIGEDPNREGLIDTPKRVAKMYAEVFAGLKEDPKQHFQTVFSEEHEELVLVKDIPFYSMCEHHLVPFFGVAHVAYIPREGKVTGLSKLARAVEAVARRPQLQERITATVADSIVEALEPHGVMVVVEAEHMCMTMRGVKKPGAKTVTTAVRGVFETDANARSEVFSLIKA
- the ndk gene encoding nucleoside-diphosphate kinase; translation: MTERTFLMVKPDGVQRNLIGEIVSRFEKKGFQLVGAKLMQVSRELAEQHYAEHKERPFFGELVDFITSGPVFAMVWEGENVIAAARQMMGKTNPQDAAPGTIRGDFGLTVGKNVIHGSDSPQSAEREINLFFKEEELVAYTKLMNEWLY
- the mtrB gene encoding trp RNA-binding attenuation protein MtrB — encoded protein: MNTNSDFVVIKALEDGVNVIGLTRGADTRFHHSEKLDKGEVLIAQFTEHTSAIKVRGKAYIQTRHGSIESEGKK
- the spoIVA gene encoding stage IV sporulation protein A is translated as MEKVDLFKDIAERTGGDIYLGVVGAVRTGKSTFIKRFMELVVIPNIKNEADKARAQDELPQSAAGKTIMTTEPKFVPNQAVTVKVDDGLEVNIRLVDCVGYAVPGAKGYEDENGPRMIHTPWYEEPIPFQEAAEIGTRKVIQEHSTIGVVITTDGSIGEIPRHDYVEAEERVIGELKEVGKPFIMIVNTVRPHHPETEALRRELAEKYDIPVLAMSVESMRETDVYNVLREALYEFPVLEVNVNLPSWVMVLREDHWLRESYQEAVRDTVKDIKRLRDVDRVVQQFAEYDFIEKARLAGIEMGQGIAEIDLYAPDELYDQILKEIVGVEIRGKDHLLQLMQDFAHAKAEYDQIADALKMVKQTGYGIAAPALSDMSLDEPEIIRQGSRFGVRLKAVAPSIHMIKVDVESEFAPIIGTEKQSEELVRYLMQDFEDDPLSIWNSDIFGRSLSSIVREGIQAKLALMPENARYKLKETLERIINEGSGGLIAIIL
- a CDS encoding HU family DNA-binding protein yields the protein MNKTELINAVAETSGLSKKDATKAVDAVFDSITEALRKGDKVQLIGFGNFEVRERAARKGRNPQTGEEMEIPASKVPAFKPGKALKDAVK
- the hepT gene encoding heptaprenyl diphosphate synthase component II — translated: MKLKAMYSFLGDDLAAVEQELERTVRSEYGPLGEAALHLLQAGGKRIRPVFVLLAARFGHYDLERIKHVAVALELIHMASLVHDDVIDDADLRRGRPTIKAKWSNRFAMYTGDYLFARSLERMAKLDDPRAHQVLAKTIVEVCRGEIEQIKDKYRFDQPLRTYLRRIRRKTALLIAASCQLGALAAGAPESVAKRLYWFGHYVGMSFQITDDILDFTGTEEQLGKPAGSDLQQGNITLPVLYALRDERMKAAIAAVGPETNADEMAAVISAIKRTDAIGQSYALSDRYLEKALRLLGELPANQARALLHDLALYIGKRDY
- the menG gene encoding demethylmenaquinone methyltransferase, which codes for MHQSKEERVHRVFEKISAHYDRMNSVISFRRHLKWREDVMRRMNVQKGKKALDVCCGTADWAIALAEAVGPEGEVYGLDFSENMLKVGEQKVKARGLCNVKLIHGNAMQLPFPDNSFDYVTIGFGLRNVPDYMTVLKEMHRVTKPGGMTVCLETSQPTMFGFRQLYYVYFRFMMPLFGKLLAKSYEEYSWLQESAREFPGRDELAEMFRAAGFVDVEVKPYTFGVAAMHLGYKR